One Pelecanus crispus isolate bPelCri1 chromosome 14, bPelCri1.pri, whole genome shotgun sequence genomic window carries:
- the YWHAB gene encoding 14-3-3 protein beta/alpha: MDKSELVQKAKLAEQAERYDDMAAAMKAVTEQGHELSNEERNLLSVAYKNVVGARRSSWRVISSIEQKTERNEKKQQMGREYREKIEAELQDICNDVLELLDKYLIVNATQPESKVFYLKMKGDYYRYLSEVASGDNKQTTVANSQQAYQEAFEISKKEMQPTHPIRLGLALNFSVFYYEILNSPEKACNLAKTAFDEAIAELDTLNEESYKDSTLIMQLLRDNLTLWTSENQGDEGDAGEGEN; encoded by the exons ATGGATAAAAGTGAGTTGGTACAGAAAGCCAAACTGGCTGAACAGGCTGAGCGTTACGATGACATGGCTGCTGCTATGAAGGCTGTCACTGAGCAAGGACATGAACTGTCCAATGAAGAAAGGAATCTACTCTCAGTTGCCTACAAGAATGTGGTTGGCGCCCGTCGCTCATCCTGGCGTGTAATTTCCAGCAttgaacagaaaacagagaggaatgagaagaaacagcagatgGGAAGAGAATATCGTGAGAAAATTGAGGCTGAATTGCAGGATATCTGCAATGATGTTCTG GAACTACTGGATAAATACCTTATTGTCAATGCCACGCAGCCAGAAAGCAAGGTCttctatttgaaaatgaaaggcGATTACTATAGATACCTCTCAGAGGTGGCATCTGGGGACAATAAGCAAA CAACAGTAGCAAACTCTCAGCAAGCTTACCAGGAGGCATTTGAAATTAGCAAGAAAGAGATGCAGCCAACGCACCCCATTCGACTCGGTCTGGCTCTAAATTTCTCTGTCTTCTACTATGAGATACTAAATTCTCCTGAAAAAGCCTGTAATCTAGCAAAGACG GCATTTGATGAAGCGATAGCAGAGCTGGACACGCTGAACGAAGAGTCTTACAAAGACAGCACTCTCATCATGCAGCTGCTTAGGGACAACCTTACT CTATGGACGTCGGAAAACCAGGGAGATGaaggggatgctggggagggagagaactAA